One stretch of Cohaesibacter intestini DNA includes these proteins:
- a CDS encoding helix-turn-helix domain-containing protein: protein MLKNVDVTTNLVREVIVAPLDRSVLAFSHNYPYPFTGWHYHPEYEIHIIRRSTGSYFVGTHAGRFEPGNLVLMGPNLPHMWVSDAACSEREDSLFIENRDMVLQFSEAFSKNCIGDFEGTKEFEFLLHQSRSGIEFTMETSQIVQDLLQRLINMSGLSRLALFFEIFAVLAADKDRRLLGEAMPEIPLEHTERIDAILEYIAENFNRPDLTCGLLAERERMPFSTFSRFFAKSLNCSCQEYINRLRIYKACQLLIETRIPITSISYDVGFDVLSTFNRNFIRYIGVAPRDFRLKRGFDWTIEPGQPLSSSTNR, encoded by the coding sequence TTGCTGAAGAATGTCGACGTCACAACAAATCTGGTCAGGGAAGTCATTGTTGCGCCGCTGGATCGCAGTGTGCTTGCCTTCTCGCACAATTATCCCTATCCCTTCACCGGCTGGCACTATCACCCGGAATATGAAATCCACATCATCCGGCGCAGCACCGGGTCCTATTTTGTCGGCACCCATGCGGGGCGCTTCGAGCCGGGCAATCTGGTGTTGATGGGACCCAACCTGCCGCATATGTGGGTGTCCGATGCGGCCTGCAGTGAGCGCGAAGACAGCCTGTTCATCGAAAATCGCGACATGGTGCTGCAATTTTCCGAGGCCTTTTCGAAAAATTGCATCGGTGATTTCGAGGGGACAAAAGAGTTCGAGTTTCTGCTGCATCAATCCCGCTCGGGCATCGAGTTCACCATGGAAACGTCCCAGATCGTGCAGGATTTACTGCAGCGTCTGATCAATATGTCTGGTCTGTCGCGTCTCGCGTTGTTTTTCGAGATTTTTGCCGTGCTGGCTGCCGACAAGGATCGCCGGTTGCTGGGCGAAGCTATGCCGGAAATTCCGCTTGAACATACCGAGCGGATCGACGCGATTTTGGAGTATATTGCGGAAAATTTTAACCGCCCGGACCTGACATGCGGCTTGCTGGCGGAGCGGGAGCGGATGCCATTTTCGACCTTCTCGCGGTTTTTCGCCAAGAGTCTGAATTGCTCCTGTCAGGAATATATCAATCGGCTGCGGATCTATAAGGCCTGCCAGTTGCTGATTGAAACCCGCATTCCGATCACCTCGATCAGCTATGATGTGGGCTTCGATGTGCTCTCGACCTTCAACCGCAATTTCATCCGCTATATCGGCGTCGCGCCGCGGGATTTTCGGCTCAAGCGTGGCTTTGACTGGACCATCGAGCCGGGTCAACCCCTTTCTTCCTCAACCAATCGCTGA
- the nifM gene encoding nitrogen fixation protein NifM, with translation MIGDCVIGDGMYRADKNEAGVFSHHLMRAALSAFECRFDQLSEEQQQVIEKTAQKAMAIESTVLSSREAWDVFLSEKVIDEAVESVRARYDSALDFEQDLLANGLDLQILRLALARELWVDAVLGKVVQDVPTPCDAEAKRWYDGHQERFLMPETRAVRHILITVNEALADNVRGKARLKIEAIRDQLDGSVPQFEQFAKQHSECPTALDGGRLGSVPRGTLYSLLDETLFMMDEGTLSGVLESEMGFHILLCEDILHGQVVPFARVRQRIIDHLTAARCHGAQRQWIEGLAVS, from the coding sequence ATGATTGGTGACTGTGTGATTGGCGATGGCATGTATCGGGCGGACAAGAATGAGGCAGGTGTCTTTTCCCATCACTTGATGCGGGCGGCCTTGTCTGCCTTTGAGTGCCGGTTCGATCAGTTGAGCGAAGAGCAGCAGCAAGTGATCGAGAAAACGGCTCAAAAAGCCATGGCCATCGAAAGCACCGTTCTATCGAGCCGGGAAGCATGGGATGTTTTTCTGTCTGAAAAGGTGATCGATGAAGCCGTTGAGAGCGTTCGGGCCCGCTATGACAGTGCATTGGATTTTGAGCAGGATCTGCTGGCAAACGGGCTGGATTTGCAAATCCTGAGACTGGCACTGGCGCGCGAATTGTGGGTGGACGCGGTTCTGGGCAAGGTGGTGCAGGATGTGCCGACCCCATGCGACGCGGAGGCCAAGCGTTGGTATGACGGCCATCAAGAGCGGTTTCTGATGCCCGAAACCCGAGCGGTCCGCCATATTCTGATCACCGTCAACGAGGCGCTCGCCGACAATGTCCGCGGCAAGGCCCGGTTGAAGATCGAAGCCATCCGCGATCAACTGGATGGCTCGGTGCCGCAGTTCGAACAGTTTGCCAAACAGCATTCGGAATGTCCGACGGCGCTTGACGGCGGACGGCTTGGATCTGTGCCACGCGGCACGCTTTACAGCCTTCTCGATGAGACTCTTTTTATGATGGATGAAGGAACGCTCAGCGGCGTTCTGGAGAGCGAAATGGGCTTTCACATCTTGCTGTGCGAGGATATCCTGCACGGGCAGGTCGTTCCCTTTGCCAGGGTGCGGCAGAGGATTATTGACCATTTGACAGCCGCAAGGTGCCATGGTGCCCAGCGGCAATGGATCGAGGGGCTGGCCGTCTCGTAA
- a CDS encoding nitrogen fixation protein NifZ, with the protein MSAVALPPPRFDYGDVVRVLRNVRNDGTYPGEKTGTLLIRRGSTGVVRDVGTFLQDQVIYTVHFTDEDRIVGCRDRELLSIEEDWTPSRYEYGEVVTARLALGIKGNVIVEEGAKGEILKVLRDAATLEAVGSVAYHVRFPGRTLLVPESALEDCVVGDGHDW; encoded by the coding sequence ATGAGTGCCGTTGCTCTGCCACCTCCGCGCTTTGATTATGGTGATGTCGTGCGCGTCCTGCGCAATGTGCGTAATGACGGCACCTATCCGGGTGAAAAGACCGGCACCCTGCTGATCCGGCGCGGCTCGACCGGGGTGGTGCGCGATGTGGGCACCTTCTTGCAGGATCAGGTGATCTATACGGTGCATTTCACCGATGAAGACCGGATTGTTGGCTGTCGCGATCGGGAATTGCTATCGATTGAAGAGGACTGGACACCAAGCCGTTATGAATATGGCGAAGTGGTAACGGCACGTCTGGCGCTTGGCATCAAGGGCAACGTGATCGTGGAGGAGGGGGCGAAAGGGGAAATTCTGAAAGTGCTGCGTGACGCGGCGACGCTTGAGGCGGTCGGATCCGTGGCCTATCACGTGCGTTTCCCTGGCCGGACGCTCTTGGTGCCGGAAAGTGCGCTTGAGGATTGTGTGGTTGGAGACGGGCATGATTGGTGA
- the nifW gene encoding nitrogenase-stabilizing/protective protein NifW, translating to MRNEEIEADLVDLSSAEEFLDYFDIAYDPHVVTVNRLHILQRFHDYLTLDRDGPVSGEAWWDYYTRQLGLAYQDFVQSDAQTEKVFKVFKASQPAFVPLEELLK from the coding sequence ATGAGAAATGAAGAAATTGAAGCGGATCTGGTGGATCTGTCGAGTGCAGAGGAGTTTCTGGACTATTTCGACATTGCCTATGATCCCCATGTCGTGACAGTCAATCGGCTGCATATCCTGCAGCGCTTCCATGACTATCTCACTTTGGACCGGGATGGGCCGGTTTCTGGCGAAGCCTGGTGGGATTATTATACTCGTCAGCTCGGCCTTGCTTATCAAGACTTCGTCCAATCCGATGCCCAGACCGAGAAGGTGTTCAAGGTCTTCAAGGCGTCGCAACCTGCTTTTGTTCCGTTGGAGGAGTTGTTGAAATGA
- the nifV gene encoding homocitrate synthase codes for MGKKRTIVIDDTTLRDGEQSAGVAFTQREKCDIARNLAAAGVPELEIGIPAMGLEEQETIRSITSLNLDIRTIVWCRMCEADLQAAKGLGVQMIDLSIPMSDQQIKHKLQRDRDHVLTQIARMVPMALDAGFEVLMGGEDSSRADLDFVLSVLDVAQAAGAQRFRFADTVGILEPFGTAEIFRTLRQNSDLELEMHAHDDYGLATANSLAAALGGATHVNTTVNGLGERAGNASLEEFVASAASLYGFETGVDQRRFHALSELVATASGRPVPHQKSLVGSCVFTHESGIHVDGLVKDPKNYQGLDPLTLGRQHELVLGKHSGTRAVLHVYQKLGLTLSVAEALEILTRVRRFAEIYKRSPNEADLLAFHRDLASEGRAA; via the coding sequence ATGGGCAAGAAACGGACAATCGTCATTGATGACACCACCCTGCGCGACGGGGAACAGTCGGCAGGCGTTGCTTTCACTCAGCGGGAAAAATGCGACATTGCCCGCAATCTGGCCGCCGCCGGGGTGCCAGAATTGGAGATCGGCATTCCGGCGATGGGGCTAGAAGAGCAAGAGACCATCCGCTCGATCACATCACTCAATCTGGATATCCGCACCATCGTCTGGTGTCGGATGTGCGAAGCGGATCTGCAGGCCGCCAAGGGGCTCGGGGTGCAAATGATCGATCTGTCGATCCCGATGTCGGACCAGCAGATTAAGCACAAGCTGCAACGGGACCGCGACCATGTATTGACCCAGATTGCCCGGATGGTGCCGATGGCGCTCGATGCAGGCTTTGAAGTGCTGATGGGGGGTGAGGATTCCTCCCGTGCCGATCTTGATTTTGTGTTGTCGGTGCTGGACGTGGCTCAAGCCGCAGGCGCTCAGCGATTCCGCTTCGCCGATACGGTCGGGATTCTCGAACCCTTTGGCACCGCGGAGATTTTTCGTACGCTGCGGCAGAATAGTGATCTGGAGCTGGAAATGCATGCCCATGATGATTACGGGCTGGCAACGGCCAACAGTCTGGCTGCCGCGCTCGGTGGTGCGACCCATGTCAACACCACGGTGAACGGCCTTGGGGAGCGGGCGGGCAATGCATCGCTGGAAGAGTTTGTCGCCTCAGCAGCCAGCCTTTACGGCTTTGAGACAGGCGTCGATCAACGGCGCTTCCACGCTTTGTCGGAGTTGGTGGCAACGGCCTCGGGCAGGCCGGTTCCACATCAAAAAAGCCTGGTCGGGTCCTGCGTCTTTACCCATGAGAGCGGCATTCATGTCGACGGATTGGTCAAGGATCCCAAAAATTACCAGGGCCTCGATCCGCTGACGCTGGGGCGTCAGCATGAATTGGTGCTCGGCAAACATTCCGGCACGCGGGCGGTGCTGCATGTTTATCAAAAGCTGGGGCTGACCCTGTCGGTGGCCGAAGCGTTGGAGATCCTGACCCGGGTGCGGCGCTTTGCGGAAATCTACAAAAGGTCGCCGAACGAGGCAGATCTGTTGGCTTTTCACCGTGATCTGGCTAGCGAAGGGCGTGCCGCCTAG
- the nifS gene encoding cysteine desulfurase NifS yields MGSIYLDNNATTQVDEAVVATMLPYFTEQFGNPSSLHQFGNGVARAVKAARQQVQALLGAAHESEIIFTSCGTEADNCAILSALKAQPSRREIITTNVEHPAVLSLCQSLEQDGYRVHYLKVDMRGRLDLDAYKALLSDKVALVTVMWANNETGTLFPIAAMAALASDAGVLFHTDAVQAVGKVPIDLKRLPVDMLSLSGHKLHAPKGIGVLYLKRGTRFRPLLRGGHQERGHRAGTENVPSIIGLGKACDMALGVMRDEMHRVRVLRDRLEDGILSAIPNCFVTGDPDNRLPNTSMIAFDAVEGDDLLLLLNKMGVAASSGSACSSGSQEPSHVMRAMGIPDTAMNGAIRFSLSRYTNQAEIDRVINIMPPIVAQLRSLSPYWGTNGPVESPDQAFNPAYA; encoded by the coding sequence ATGGGCAGCATCTATCTTGATAACAACGCCACCACGCAGGTTGATGAGGCGGTCGTTGCGACGATGTTGCCTTATTTCACCGAGCAGTTTGGCAATCCGTCCAGCCTGCATCAGTTCGGCAATGGGGTGGCACGTGCGGTCAAGGCAGCTCGCCAGCAGGTTCAGGCCTTGCTGGGGGCGGCTCATGAGAGTGAAATCATCTTCACCTCTTGCGGCACCGAAGCGGACAATTGCGCCATCCTATCCGCCTTGAAAGCGCAGCCATCGCGGCGCGAAATCATCACCACGAATGTGGAGCATCCAGCGGTTTTGTCTCTGTGTCAGAGTCTCGAGCAAGACGGTTATCGCGTTCATTATCTCAAGGTGGATATGCGCGGGCGGCTTGATCTTGATGCCTACAAAGCCTTGTTGAGCGACAAGGTGGCGCTGGTGACCGTGATGTGGGCCAACAATGAGACTGGCACCCTGTTCCCCATCGCCGCGATGGCTGCGTTGGCTTCCGATGCGGGCGTGTTGTTTCACACCGACGCAGTGCAGGCGGTCGGCAAGGTGCCAATCGATCTGAAAAGGTTGCCCGTCGATATGCTGTCCCTGTCGGGGCACAAGCTACATGCCCCAAAGGGCATCGGGGTTCTGTATCTCAAGCGTGGCACCCGGTTCCGGCCATTGTTGCGTGGCGGGCATCAGGAGCGTGGGCACCGGGCTGGTACGGAAAATGTTCCATCGATCATCGGGCTTGGCAAAGCCTGCGATATGGCGCTTGGCGTCATGAGGGACGAGATGCACCGCGTGAGGGTTTTGCGGGACCGCTTGGAGGACGGCATTCTGTCCGCTATTCCCAATTGCTTCGTGACCGGTGATCCAGACAATCGCTTGCCCAACACCAGCATGATCGCTTTTGACGCTGTCGAAGGGGACGATCTGTTGCTGCTGCTCAACAAAATGGGTGTGGCGGCTTCATCCGGCTCTGCCTGCAGCTCGGGATCACAGGAGCCGTCGCATGTGATGCGGGCAATGGGCATTCCCGACACGGCAATGAATGGAGCGATCCGCTTTTCCCTCTCGCGCTACACGAACCAAGCAGAGATTGACCGGGTGATCAATATCATGCCGCCGATCGTTGCCCAGTTGCGCTCGCTTTCGCCCTATTGGGGCACCAACGGACCGGTCGAGAGCCCAGATCAGGCCTTCAACCCGGCTTATGCCTGA
- a CDS encoding NifU family protein: MTKHSEVVKDPDPQGRVATIEAVIETFRPMLQADRGDMELVEVDGKKVFVSMKGACVGCQLASVTLSRVQDKIVEALGDFVQVLPASQLKRKPPVMLSVDALAKE, encoded by the coding sequence ATGACAAAGCACTCGGAGGTCGTCAAGGACCCAGATCCGCAAGGGCGCGTTGCGACCATTGAAGCGGTCATCGAAACATTTCGGCCGATGCTGCAGGCTGACAGGGGGGACATGGAGCTGGTGGAAGTGGATGGCAAGAAGGTGTTTGTCTCCATGAAGGGCGCTTGTGTCGGTTGCCAGTTGGCGTCCGTCACCCTGTCGCGGGTGCAGGACAAAATAGTCGAGGCGCTGGGGGACTTTGTTCAGGTGCTGCCTGCCAGTCAGCTGAAAAGGAAACCGCCTGTGATGCTTTCTGTCGACGCTCTGGCGAAGGAGTGA
- a CDS encoding HesB/IscA family protein, whose translation MLTLTDKAQDVLQRLMADAKNPLTGLRIAAISGGCAGLQYKLALVAGPQEGDHVVETGAITLYVVPDNAEMLIGTEIDFAESLEGSGFTFTNPNAASMCSCGKSFAA comes from the coding sequence ATGCTCACACTTACCGACAAAGCTCAGGACGTCTTGCAACGGCTGATGGCCGATGCCAAGAACCCGCTCACCGGTCTCCGGATCGCCGCGATCTCTGGCGGCTGTGCAGGCCTTCAATACAAACTCGCCTTGGTCGCAGGTCCGCAAGAGGGAGACCATGTGGTCGAGACGGGGGCCATTACCCTCTATGTCGTGCCGGACAATGCCGAGATGCTGATCGGTACCGAGATCGACTTTGCGGAGAGCCTTGAAGGCTCCGGTTTCACCTTCACCAATCCCAATGCCGCATCGATGTGTTCTTGCGGCAAGAGTTTTGCCGCCTGA
- the fdxB gene encoding ferredoxin III, nif-specific, translating into MSAIVGLTLGGEEWVPQFVEALDAKKCIGCGRCFRVCSRDVFELVERESLGLDEDDDLDDDDPFGDDDDDDGFSDDTSMVMALKNRDDCIGCEACSKICPKSCFTHMTAEAA; encoded by the coding sequence ATGAGCGCGATTGTTGGATTGACCTTGGGCGGCGAGGAATGGGTGCCACAATTTGTCGAGGCGCTCGACGCCAAGAAATGCATTGGTTGTGGCCGCTGTTTCCGCGTCTGTTCGCGCGATGTGTTCGAGTTGGTCGAGCGGGAAAGCCTCGGGCTTGATGAGGATGACGATCTGGATGATGACGATCCGTTCGGCGATGACGATGATGATGATGGTTTTTCTGATGATACCAGCATGGTCATGGCGCTGAAAAACCGGGATGACTGCATTGGTTGCGAGGCTTGTTCAAAAATTTGCCCCAAGAGCTGCTTCACCCATATGACGGCGGAAGCCGCCTGA
- a CDS encoding CCE_0567 family metalloprotein, with the protein MDEADRKALIKLVRKAKRVASEKAMELHDLVEDRLPAAFEELPALAEETYQACKLWSEAEAVLQQAETKMEGA; encoded by the coding sequence ATGGATGAAGCGGATAGGAAGGCCCTGATCAAGCTTGTCAGAAAAGCCAAGAGGGTCGCATCGGAAAAGGCAATGGAACTGCATGATCTGGTTGAAGATCGCTTGCCCGCTGCCTTTGAAGAGCTGCCGGCGCTGGCTGAGGAAACCTATCAGGCCTGCAAGCTCTGGAGTGAGGCGGAAGCCGTGCTCCAACAGGCTGAAACCAAGATGGAAGGGGCGTGA
- a CDS encoding NifX-associated nitrogen fixation protein: MLIDMDDELVVDKDDPALKSPFIVEILRQMRAIDSYGIWDQVGAHEIIDPFIMTKERKRAVPIIGDPDEELMARIKAWYNALSASIEARTGLMAVPIVNITHEGFGRALIAVGKLIVSDKTLRDVHRFGFKSLEAMESEANKIIDKAAALVEAHRDIAKL; the protein is encoded by the coding sequence ATGCTGATTGATATGGATGACGAACTGGTGGTCGACAAGGATGATCCCGCGTTGAAATCGCCCTTTATAGTCGAGATTTTGCGTCAGATGCGGGCCATCGACTCCTACGGTATATGGGATCAAGTCGGGGCGCATGAAATCATTGATCCTTTCATCATGACCAAGGAACGCAAGCGGGCGGTGCCAATCATTGGCGACCCGGATGAGGAGCTGATGGCGCGGATCAAGGCCTGGTACAACGCGCTGTCGGCCAGCATCGAAGCGCGGACCGGGCTGATGGCGGTGCCGATTGTCAACATCACCCATGAAGGCTTTGGCCGAGCGCTGATCGCGGTGGGCAAGCTGATTGTCTCGGACAAAACGCTGCGCGATGTCCATCGCTTTGGCTTCAAGTCCCTTGAGGCCATGGAGAGCGAGGCGAACAAGATCATCGACAAGGCTGCAGCCCTCGTCGAGGCCCATCGCGATATCGCCAAATTGTGA
- a CDS encoding NifB/NifX family molybdenum-iron cluster-binding protein, whose translation MAQFMRRLTLLDQDMEDGFADCALRVAFATSDQKHVDQHFGTCANLAVFLVTRDEAHFHQSISFGEAAMDGNEDKLAVRVKALEDCAALYCRAVGASAIGQLKQVGVQPIKVADGTPIKAQLALLQDELSHDPALWILRALNAANGPDAKRFDAMEEEGWSE comes from the coding sequence ATGGCACAGTTCATGCGAAGGCTGACCCTGCTGGATCAGGATATGGAAGACGGTTTTGCCGACTGTGCCTTGCGGGTGGCCTTTGCCACCTCGGATCAGAAGCATGTGGATCAGCATTTTGGCACCTGTGCCAATCTGGCGGTTTTTCTGGTGACACGCGACGAGGCGCATTTCCATCAGAGCATCAGCTTTGGTGAAGCGGCGATGGATGGCAATGAGGACAAGCTGGCGGTGCGGGTGAAGGCGCTGGAGGATTGTGCCGCGCTCTATTGCCGGGCCGTGGGAGCGTCGGCCATCGGACAGTTGAAACAGGTTGGTGTGCAACCGATCAAGGTGGCGGATGGCACCCCGATCAAGGCGCAATTGGCCTTGCTGCAGGATGAGCTCAGCCATGATCCGGCGCTTTGGATTTTGCGGGCGCTGAACGCTGCCAACGGGCCGGATGCCAAGCGGTTTGACGCGATGGAAGAGGAAGGTTGGAGTGAGTGA
- the nifN gene encoding nitrogenase iron-molybdenum cofactor biosynthesis protein NifN, which produces MTQILKRNKALSVSPLKASSTLGAALAFLGIRNAIAMLHGAQGCTAYGKIFLIGHFREPVPLQTTAMDQVSAVMGADDNVVEGLKVLHEKFAPALIGLPTTGLSETQGADVQRLVSVFRKTHPECGSTAVVPVETPDYVGSMESGFAKAVYQMINRLVPEAETKGGIASNRQVNILVNGSMTPADIDEVKELVEAFGLIPLVLPDISTSLDGHLNARDFNPLTTGGTCVGDFDILHKARATLVIGDSLTQAADLLHQRTGVPDIRFDHLMGLEATDRLISALHALSGQPVPARLERQRQQLQDAMLDSHFHLGGCRAALAAEPDLLKALSDLLVGMGAQVVAVIAPSNAPILKRMMTERVKIGDLEELEAFAAEDAAELVIGNSHCVASAERLGLPLLRAGFPQFDTFGAPAKCWVGYRGSRQTLFDVANLLVTADPGAVAPYRSIYAQAPSAKPTKGV; this is translated from the coding sequence ATGACACAAATACTCAAACGCAACAAGGCGCTGTCTGTCAGCCCGCTGAAAGCCAGCAGCACGCTGGGGGCGGCGCTGGCCTTTCTGGGTATCCGCAATGCCATCGCCATGCTGCATGGGGCGCAGGGTTGTACGGCATATGGGAAAATTTTCCTGATTGGCCATTTCCGCGAACCGGTGCCGCTGCAAACCACTGCGATGGATCAGGTCAGCGCTGTGATGGGGGCCGATGACAATGTGGTCGAGGGGCTAAAGGTGTTGCATGAGAAATTTGCCCCGGCGCTGATCGGTCTGCCGACCACCGGTCTGTCGGAGACACAAGGGGCAGATGTTCAGCGGCTCGTTTCGGTCTTTCGCAAGACCCACCCAGAATGCGGATCGACTGCCGTGGTACCGGTGGAAACACCCGATTATGTCGGCTCGATGGAAAGCGGCTTTGCCAAGGCGGTCTATCAAATGATCAACCGGCTGGTGCCAGAGGCGGAAACCAAAGGCGGCATCGCCAGCAATCGGCAGGTCAATATTTTGGTCAATGGTTCGATGACGCCTGCGGATATTGATGAAGTCAAGGAGCTGGTGGAAGCCTTCGGGCTCATTCCGCTGGTCCTGCCGGATATTTCCACCAGCCTTGATGGGCACCTCAATGCGCGGGATTTCAATCCGCTGACGACCGGCGGCACATGCGTTGGGGATTTTGACATCCTGCACAAAGCGCGGGCGACTTTGGTGATTGGCGACAGTCTGACACAGGCTGCCGATCTGTTGCATCAGCGCACGGGCGTGCCCGACATCCGCTTTGATCATTTGATGGGGCTGGAAGCGACGGATCGTCTGATCAGCGCCCTTCATGCGCTGTCGGGCCAGCCGGTGCCTGCGCGGCTGGAGCGGCAGCGCCAGCAATTGCAGGATGCGATGCTGGACAGCCATTTTCATCTGGGGGGCTGCCGGGCGGCCCTGGCCGCTGAGCCGGATTTGTTGAAGGCATTGAGTGATTTGCTGGTGGGCATGGGGGCGCAAGTGGTCGCGGTCATTGCGCCCTCTAACGCCCCGATCCTCAAGCGGATGATGACCGAGCGGGTGAAGATTGGCGATCTGGAAGAGCTGGAAGCCTTTGCCGCAGAGGATGCTGCAGAGCTGGTGATCGGCAATAGTCATTGTGTTGCCAGCGCCGAGCGCCTTGGGCTTCCGCTGTTGCGAGCCGGATTCCCGCAGTTCGACACATTCGGTGCGCCAGCCAAATGCTGGGTCGGTTATCGCGGCAGCCGCCAGACCCTGTTTGATGTCGCCAATCTGTTGGTGACCGCCGATCCCGGCGCGGTCGCGCCCTATCGCTCGATCTATGCGCAGGCACCAAGCGCCAAACCGACCAAGGGAGTGTGA
- the nifE gene encoding nitrogenase iron-molybdenum cofactor biosynthesis protein NifE has protein sequence MKQSEIAELLDEPACEHNHQSKSGCARPKPGAAAGGCCFDGAQIALLPIADVAHIVHGSIACAGSAWDNRGSKSSGEQLYKLGFTTDMTEQDVIMGRGEKRLFHSIKQAIDSHDPEAVFVYNTCVPALIGDDIAMVCKAAEKRWGVPVVPVDAAGFYGTKNLGNRIAGDAMVRHVIGTREPDPVPDHLQREGIEVHDISLIGEYNIAGELWHVLPLFDELGLRILGTLSGDARFRDIQCMHRAEVNMMVCSKAMINVARKLNDRYGTPWFEGSFYGVRDMSLALRDFARLIDDPSLSERTEALIAREETRIAAALAPWREKLKGKKALLYTGGVKAWSIVSALQDLGMEVVATSTRKSTEADKQKIRDLMGEKTRMLDESQGPRALIDMVYETDTDILIAGGRNMYTALKARIPFLHINQEREHAYAGYDGMITFAEQIAQAMDSPVWQAVRSPAPWNATASIEAAE, from the coding sequence ATGAAACAAAGCGAGATTGCCGAACTGCTGGATGAGCCAGCCTGCGAGCATAATCACCAGTCCAAATCCGGCTGTGCCCGGCCCAAGCCCGGGGCGGCGGCAGGGGGCTGCTGTTTTGACGGCGCCCAGATCGCCCTTCTGCCAATTGCGGATGTGGCTCATATCGTTCATGGCTCGATCGCCTGCGCTGGCAGTGCATGGGACAATCGAGGCAGCAAATCTTCCGGCGAGCAGCTGTATAAACTCGGTTTCACCACTGACATGACCGAGCAGGATGTGATTATGGGCCGGGGCGAAAAGCGTCTGTTCCATTCCATCAAACAGGCCATCGACAGCCACGATCCTGAAGCGGTGTTTGTTTATAATACCTGCGTTCCGGCGCTGATCGGCGATGACATTGCCATGGTTTGCAAGGCGGCGGAAAAACGCTGGGGTGTGCCGGTGGTTCCCGTCGATGCGGCTGGCTTTTACGGCACCAAAAATCTCGGCAACCGAATTGCCGGTGACGCCATGGTGCGCCATGTGATCGGCACCCGCGAGCCTGACCCGGTGCCCGATCATCTCCAGCGGGAAGGCATTGAGGTCCATGATATCAGCCTGATTGGCGAATATAACATCGCTGGCGAGCTGTGGCATGTGCTGCCGTTATTTGATGAGCTGGGCCTGAGGATTTTGGGGACTTTGTCCGGGGATGCGCGGTTCCGCGATATCCAATGCATGCATCGGGCCGAGGTCAATATGATGGTCTGCTCCAAAGCGATGATCAATGTCGCCCGCAAACTCAACGATCGCTATGGCACCCCATGGTTTGAGGGCAGCTTTTATGGCGTCCGCGACATGAGCCTTGCCTTGCGGGACTTTGCCCGGCTGATTGATGATCCGAGCCTGAGCGAGCGGACCGAAGCGCTGATTGCGCGCGAAGAAACAAGGATCGCGGCGGCGTTGGCCCCTTGGCGCGAGAAGCTCAAAGGCAAAAAGGCGCTGCTTTATACCGGCGGGGTGAAAGCCTGGTCGATTGTTTCGGCGCTGCAGGATCTGGGCATGGAGGTGGTGGCCACCTCAACGCGCAAATCAACCGAAGCCGACAAGCAGAAGATCCGTGACCTGATGGGCGAGAAGACCCGGATGCTGGATGAAAGTCAGGGCCCGCGGGCGCTGATCGACATGGTCTATGAGACAGATACGGATATTCTGATTGCGGGCGGGCGGAACATGTATACCGCGCTCAAAGCTAGGATTCCGTTCCTGCATATCAATCAGGAGCGCGAGCATGCCTATGCGGGCTATGACGGCATGATCACCTTTGCTGAGCAAATTGCTCAGGCCATGGACAGTCCTGTCTGGCAGGCGGTGCGCTCGCCTGCGCCATGGAATGCAACAGCCAGTATCGAAGCTGCGGAGTGA
- a CDS encoding DUF6129 family protein: MIDDAVLDGVCARVAGQVLGPDISAGLRSHWPDIHFTYCQDDDIVAAKPVREAAAFNLYLVTSGGGCIAFTSQVEQATGIVIAELEQGEVEDNPS; this comes from the coding sequence GTGATTGATGACGCTGTTCTGGATGGGGTGTGCGCGCGGGTGGCTGGCCAAGTGCTGGGGCCGGATATTTCCGCTGGCCTCAGATCGCACTGGCCAGACATTCATTTCACCTATTGTCAGGATGACGACATTGTCGCTGCAAAGCCGGTGCGTGAAGCGGCCGCTTTCAATCTCTATCTGGTCACCAGTGGCGGGGGGTGCATTGCCTTTACCAGCCAAGTGGAGCAGGCGACGGGGATCGTGATTGCCGAATTAGAACAAGGGGAGGTGGAAGACAATCCATCATGA